The genomic segment ATGGCAGCCATGATACTAATGGTTTCTAATTAATAATATTCCACTTATAGGTTCATGCTGAATTGTGATATACACCATAATTCAGCCCAATTGTCTTTCCATTTTCATGCTGCCTGGCAGGTGAACTTGACAATGCAAATCTATAGATTTCATTACTTTAGGACTAACAACCTTTTTGATACATACAGTAGTTTGGTACAACATTTGTTAATAATATTCAGCATCTTATGATACTGAATATTTATGAAGACAACCATGACACAAGACTGAGGGAACCTTTGTACAGTCCTTGTATTAAGGAACCTCATGTCATGTGCTCATTCTCACCTACCCTGGAGCAAAAAACATGAAGAAACTACTAATCCTTGGAGCTGGCACAGCCGGCACCATGATGCTTAATAAAATGGAATCCGTTCTCGATAAGGAAGAGTGGGATATCACAATTGTTGACCAATATGAAACCCATTATTACCAACCGGGGTTTCTCTTTATTCCATTTGGAATCTACAACCGGCGTGATGTCATCAAACCCAAAAGGGATTTCTTCCCTCCAGGTGTCAATGTGATTTTCTCAAAAATTGACCTCATTGAGGCCGGTAAGAACCAGGTTATCCTTGATGGTGGCAAAGTTTTGTCCTATGACATTCTCCTGGTAGCAACAGGCACCAAGATTAATCCCGCTGAAACCGAGGGCATGCATGAAGGTGGCTGGCATAAAAATATATTCGACTTTTATACCGTAGAAGGCGCTGTTGCCCTCCAACAGTTTCTCAAATACTGGGAAGGTGGGAAAATGGTTCTCAATATTGTTGAGATGCCCATTAAATGTCCTGTAGCGCCTCTGGAATTCGTCTTTCTGGCAGACTGGTGGTTTACCGAACAGGGTATCCGCGACAAGGTGGATATTGAGTTTGTGACACCCCTGCCTGGTGCTTTCACAAAACCCAAGGCATCCAAGGTTTTTGGAGAATTTCTCAATAAGAAGAATATCAGTCTCACGCCAGAATTCAGTACAGGTCGTGTTGATTGGGAAAACAACAAACTTGTGGCCTGGGATGAAACCACTATTGATTATGACCTGCTGGTGACTATCCCCACCAACATGGGCGATGATCTAATTGCCAGATCAGGTTTGGGGGATGAGTTGAATTTTATCCCCACCGATAAATTCACACTTCAATCACTAGCAAATGACAATATTTTTGTGATTGGCGATGCCACAAATCTGCCCAGTTCCAAAGCGGGATCAGTTGCCCACTTCCAGGCAGATATCCTCCAGGACAACCTGCTGAGCTATATCGATGGCAGACCTTTGAAGGGTAAGTTTGATGGACATGCCAACTGCTATATTGAATCTGGATTTGGAAAGGGAATTCTCATCGATTTCAACTATGAGACTGAACCGCTGCCGGGCAAGTTTCCCCTACCTGGTGTTGGTCCCTTTTCCCTTCTGGAAGAAACCCGCATGAATCACTATGGCAAAATGATGTTTCGCTGGATGTACTGGAATCTGCTTCTGAAGGGAGCCGAACTCCCCATAGAATCGCATATGTTGATGGCCGGAAAGCGAGCCTGACATGAGTGGCAGTGACATTTCTGGACAACTCGCTGAAATCCAGACTACCCTGGATGGCATAACAGCCGAATTGGCCCTGGTCAGAAAGCAACGCCAGGAAATGGAAGATCTCAAAGAAGATCTTACCAGAGTTGCCAAAGACTTATTTGCAGGAGCCATTGAAGAATTTGAAGATATTGCACCCTTCGTAAGAACCGGTGACTTTCTACATCTGGTCAAACTCATCCTCAGGAACACCAACAACATTACCGAGGTGATAGCCAAGCTTGAAAGCGCTCTGGATTTCTTTGAAGATTTCAAACCAATTGGTAAAGAGCTCTTTGGTGATACCCTGGACACCCTGGACAAACTGGATCGAGCGAAGTATTTCGAATTCGCCAGCGAGGCAGTCCATATCAGCGATAATGTGGTTGAGCATTTTTCTCGTGAAGATGTCAAACTGCTTGCCGATAATATTGTACCTATACTGGAAGCACTCAAATCCATTACCCAGCCTGAGATGATGGGTTCAATCAAAAACGCAATCACCATCTTTTCTAAAATGAATACTGATGATATTCAGGAAGTCTCACTCTGGCAGGCTATGAAAGAGCTCAACACCCCTGAGATGAAACGGGGTCTTGGGTTTATCATCGCATTTATGAAAAATATCTCAAATCAAGAATCTAATATCATTAAAGGAGAAAAATAAAATGACAACCAAAGAACTTGCTGGAATCACTGTTGATGTTGATGCAGAAGGATTCCTCACCGACCACAAGATATGGAACCTTGACCTGGCAGCAGCTATTGCCAAGGAGGAAGGGATTGACCCCTTAACAGATCGTCATGTGGAAGTCCTCAACTTCATGCGCAAAGAATTTGAAGAAAACGGCACGGCTCCCTCAATTCGCAAAATGAATAAATTGAATGTTGTTCCTACCAAGGAACTCTATGCCCTTTTTCCTGGCGGTCCAGCGAAAAAGGCCGCAAAAATCGCAGGTCTGGGAAAACCCCAGGGCTGTATCTAAAGGAGAATCATAATGAGTGAACAACCTGAACCAATCAAAAAAGTATCGCTAATCGTCTCCAAGGGTTCTCTGGTAGATGTGTATCCAGCTCTTGTGATGGGAAATGGTGCCCGTATGGAAGGCATGGAAGCCTCTATCTTTTTCACCTTCTTTGGACTGGGTGCTCTGATCAAGAAAACCCAGAATTCACTGAAAGTAGCAACCGTGGGTAATCCAGCCATGAATATGGCTATGCCCATGTTAAAAATGCCTATTACCATGCCCTTCCCTACCCTCCTTGGAGCCATTCCAGGTGTCTCCAATTTTGCAACCTGGATGATGAAAAATGAAATGGAAAATCTGGACATTCCCACCATTCCCGAGTTCCTGGAAATGTTCACAGATGCTGGTGGTGAAGTCTTCGCCTGTAAACTGGCTATGGACATGTTCAAGTTGACCAAAGATGATCTCTGTGATCAGGTTTCATCTGTGTTGACAGTAGGTGAATTCTACGAACGCTCAGCTGGAGCATCCATCATTTTCACTTAAGCATATTTTACATGACTTATAAGAAGCAGCTGATCTTGGATTAGCTGCTTTTTTTTACGCACAAACGGTCCATCACCAGCCTTATTCCCATTCGTCTTTGCGAGAAGCGCAGCGACGAAGCAATCTCCGACCTCTTGGATAGCGGATGGATCGAGATCGCCACATCGGTCTGCGATCTTCTCGCAAAGACATGTAGGGAATTAACCTTTTATCATTCGGACGCACTTCGATAGCGTGACACCTCATTGTCCTTATCACCGGCTGCTGAGGTGCTCGAAGCCGGAGGTGTTGTGCTTGCTCCCGGACATTTCCAGAACCTCAATGTCCAAGTTCAACTCGTCTTTGCGAGCAGAACGACGCAATCTCAGACTTCAGATAGGCCAAGGATTTGGTGATTGCCGCAGCTTTCACTTCGTTCAAGCTTCGCAAAGACGGATGGAAGGTATATAATCCAAGTTGTAAAACTATTGTGCCAATGTATATTTCCTCGTTGGAACCTTCGCAGCAATAACAATAGTGGTAAAACTTGCCAGACAGGAGATTGAGTTTGCGTATTCAGATGATCTTCCATTTAATGTTAATTTTGCTAATCAGTTTATCATCTGCTATTGCGCAATTGAAGACTACCTATCCAGACAAATCCAATCCACACTCCGCCGGACTCAGTCAAGAATGGGACTGTGGTGAATGTCATTCTACCGATGCAATAAATGCTATAATTCACCCCATGTTTAATCTGAACCCAGAGAGTCCTCAAATGTCAGTCCCTGAGGATTTCCCCCTTTCTAATAACTCTGAGATGACTTGTTTCACTTGCCACAAAAGCAGTAAAAAACAAACCAGATCAAATCGTGCCTTTTTGAGAGGCGGACCATACCGCAGGGAATTGGAATTTTGTTATAATTGTCACTCAAAAGATAACTATGTCAAAATTAATCCTCACCAGCAACTTCAAGAAGACGGTAGTGTAAATAGTACGGTTTGTCTCCACTGTCATGCTCGCCAACCTACGGCTTCAGATCACCCATTAATTGCCTCAGAAATGCACGCTGACATGAAATCAACCTGCAATAAGTGTCATGCCCTTCATACCCATGAGCAAAACCATTATGGAAAGAATATCACGACCTCAAAAAAGGCAACGATCAAGCAATACGAGAAGACACAGAAGCAGTACGATATAAAGCTACCCTTATCACCAGCCAATGAAATCCAGTGCCACACCTGCCATTATATCCATGGTTCGCTGGGGATTGATGCTGTTGTGTATGAGGGAAGTGAGGAGAACCAACACTTTTTGAGACTCCCCAAGGAAAATCTGTGCTATGCCTGCCATAATTTATAGAAAGAAGAGGCTGTCCCAAAAGGGTGGCCTCTTTTTTGTTATTCGAAAGAGGTCTAGAGGTATAATGGTATAATGGTATAATGGTATAATCATGCATATTTTACTGTTAACACTATAGTATATGTGAAATGTTCATTATCCTCTAAAGCTAGATTTATAGCTTATGATCAACACCAGTCCAAACGCTTTCCCATTAATCTAGATGAATGGATACCAGACCTGCATTTGGTTTGCCTGGTTTGA from the Candidatus Neomarinimicrobiota bacterium genome contains:
- a CDS encoding NAD(P)/FAD-dependent oxidoreductase, which gives rise to MKKLLILGAGTAGTMMLNKMESVLDKEEWDITIVDQYETHYYQPGFLFIPFGIYNRRDVIKPKRDFFPPGVNVIFSKIDLIEAGKNQVILDGGKVLSYDILLVATGTKINPAETEGMHEGGWHKNIFDFYTVEGAVALQQFLKYWEGGKMVLNIVEMPIKCPVAPLEFVFLADWWFTEQGIRDKVDIEFVTPLPGAFTKPKASKVFGEFLNKKNISLTPEFSTGRVDWENNKLVAWDETTIDYDLLVTIPTNMGDDLIARSGLGDELNFIPTDKFTLQSLANDNIFVIGDATNLPSSKAGSVAHFQADILQDNLLSYIDGRPLKGKFDGHANCYIESGFGKGILIDFNYETEPLPGKFPLPGVGPFSLLEETRMNHYGKMMFRWMYWNLLLKGAELPIESHMLMAGKRA
- a CDS encoding DUF1641 domain-containing protein; its protein translation is MSGSDISGQLAEIQTTLDGITAELALVRKQRQEMEDLKEDLTRVAKDLFAGAIEEFEDIAPFVRTGDFLHLVKLILRNTNNITEVIAKLESALDFFEDFKPIGKELFGDTLDTLDKLDRAKYFEFASEAVHISDNVVEHFSREDVKLLADNIVPILEALKSITQPEMMGSIKNAITIFSKMNTDDIQEVSLWQAMKELNTPEMKRGLGFIIAFMKNISNQESNIIKGEK
- a CDS encoding TusE/DsrC/DsvC family sulfur relay protein is translated as MTTKELAGITVDVDAEGFLTDHKIWNLDLAAAIAKEEGIDPLTDRHVEVLNFMRKEFEENGTAPSIRKMNKLNVVPTKELYALFPGGPAKKAAKIAGLGKPQGCI
- a CDS encoding DsrE/DsrF/DrsH-like family protein, which translates into the protein MSEQPEPIKKVSLIVSKGSLVDVYPALVMGNGARMEGMEASIFFTFFGLGALIKKTQNSLKVATVGNPAMNMAMPMLKMPITMPFPTLLGAIPGVSNFATWMMKNEMENLDIPTIPEFLEMFTDAGGEVFACKLAMDMFKLTKDDLCDQVSSVLTVGEFYERSAGASIIFT